A genomic window from Hyla sarda isolate aHylSar1 chromosome 8, aHylSar1.hap1, whole genome shotgun sequence includes:
- the LOC130284128 gene encoding serine protease 27-like, whose translation MKAALCANKKAISLLCAGTFGATQECGKPQISNRIMGGTSAQAGQWPWQVSLRLNGRHFCGGSLISNTWVVSAAHCITSSVTTSSLTVHLGTYQISVPNSQEISINVKSFIKNPNYVNAGSMGDISLIQLVDNVTFTSYILPVCLPTANVVFPMGLMCWVTGWGNTQYGVSLPSPQTLQEVQLPLIDTATCDGLYHIQSPISSSVPIVLDDMICAGYKAGGYDSCQGDSGGPLVCSEKGQWFLAGLVSWGEGCGQLNHPGVYTKLTSYVNWIKTIAPDSEGNIVNVTFTSMVNRQVYLSPPDTTPTVINPSANPNITSITIVTNTTSGATSVPNVFPVLFFMAVLIT comes from the exons GAACTTTTGGGGCCACACAAG AATGTGGAAAGCCTCAGATATCCAATCGGATCATGGGAGGGACTAGTGCGCAGGCCGGTCAGTGGCCGTGGCAAGTCAGCTTACGGTTGAATGGACGTCACTTTTGTGGTGGATCTCTGATCAGTAACACGTGGGTGGTGTCGGCCGCTCACTGTATAACAAG CAGCGTCACCACCTCCTCACTCACCGTCCATCTTGGTACCTACCAAATCTCTGTGCCAAATTCTCAAGAAATCTCTATTAATGTGAAGAGTTTTATTAAGAATCCGAATTATGTGAACGCAGGATCAATGGGGGACATCAGCCTCATCCAATTGGTGGACAACGTGACCTTCACCTCTTACATCCTCCCCGTCTGCCTCCCTACAGCCAACGTAGTCTTCCCTATGGGCCTCATGTGTTGGGTCACCGGCTGGGGAAACACTCAGTATGGCG TGAGTCTTCCGAGCCCGCAGACTCTACAGGAGGTGCAGCTGCCCCTGATCGATACGGCGACCTGCGATGGGCTCTATCACATTCAATCACCGATCAGTAGCTCAGTTCCAATTGTCCTGGATGACATGATATGTGCGGGATATAAAGCGGGGGGATATGACTCGTGTCAG GGTGACTCAGGGGGCCCCTTGGTGTGTTCTGAGAAAGGACAATGGTTCTTGGCCGGGTTGGTGAGCTGGGGAGAAGGGTGCGGCCAACTGAACCATCCCGGGGTCTACACCAAACTGACGTCTTATGTCAACTGGATTAAGACTATTGCTCCGGACTCAGAAGGGAATATTGTAAATGTCACATTCACCAGCATGGTTAATAGACAAGTCTACCTGTCCCCTCCTGACACCACGCCCACCGTCATCAACCCCTCCGCCAACCCCAACATCACCTCCATCACCATCGTCACCAACACTACCAGCGGAGCCACAAGTGTCCCCAATGTGTTTCCAGTCTTGTTTTTCATGGCTGTGCTCATCACATAG